The following coding sequences are from one Acidobacteriota bacterium window:
- the carA gene encoding glutamine-hydrolyzing carbamoyl-phosphate synthase small subunit — MEAVLALEDGLIFEGKSIGARGETFGEVVFNTSLTGYQEILTDPSYAGQIVVLTYPLIGNYGVNSEDEESRRPFAEGLVVREATDSGDHWRLDETLPDYLEKHGIVAIAEIDTRALVRHIRQQGAMRAAIASGEVDRKLLVDKVRQTPEMVGRDLASRVSCRNAYRWEEPSVDIFAAESSPNASNADAAEPPLRVVALDFGIKRNILRLMVDSGFEVTVVPARTSSAQILAMNPDGVFLSNGPGDPEPVAYAIRTARELIGKKPILGICLGHQILGLAVGGNTYKLRFGHHGGNHPVMRMQTGQVEITAQNHGFAVDISSLPESIEVTHVNLNDQTLEGFRHRSQPLFCVQYHPESSPGPHDSRYLFEEFKRVIRQHRRENGTSFAWRD; from the coding sequence ATGGAAGCAGTGCTCGCCCTGGAAGACGGCTTGATTTTCGAAGGAAAGTCCATCGGCGCCAGGGGCGAGACATTCGGCGAAGTTGTTTTCAATACCTCCCTGACCGGCTATCAGGAAATTCTCACCGACCCCTCCTATGCCGGTCAGATCGTGGTGCTGACCTATCCCCTGATCGGAAATTACGGGGTCAACTCGGAGGATGAGGAGTCCCGCCGACCCTTTGCCGAAGGGCTGGTGGTGCGGGAAGCCACCGACAGCGGCGACCACTGGCGCCTGGACGAGACCCTGCCGGACTATCTGGAGAAGCACGGCATCGTGGCCATCGCCGAGATCGACACCCGGGCCCTGGTGCGCCATATCCGGCAACAGGGCGCCATGCGCGCCGCCATCGCCAGCGGGGAGGTGGATCGGAAGCTTCTGGTTGACAAGGTGCGTCAGACGCCGGAGATGGTGGGGCGGGACTTGGCAAGCCGGGTCAGTTGCCGCAACGCCTACCGCTGGGAGGAGCCGTCGGTGGACATCTTTGCCGCGGAGTCCTCCCCAAATGCTTCCAATGCGGATGCGGCGGAGCCGCCGCTGCGGGTGGTGGCCCTGGACTTCGGTATCAAGCGTAATATCCTGCGGCTGATGGTGGACAGCGGGTTCGAAGTGACGGTGGTTCCGGCCAGGACCAGCTCGGCCCAAATCCTGGCAATGAACCCCGACGGCGTTTTCCTTTCCAACGGCCCGGGAGATCCGGAGCCGGTCGCCTATGCGATAAGGACAGCTCGGGAGCTGATCGGAAAGAAGCCGATCCTGGGGATCTGCCTGGGCCATCAGATCCTGGGTCTGGCCGTGGGCGGCAACACCTACAAGCTGAGATTCGGCCACCACGGCGGCAATCACCCCGTGATGCGCATGCAGACGGGGCAGGTCGAGATCACCGCTCAGAACCACGGATTTGCCGTGGATATTTCCTCCCTGCCTGAATCCATCGAAGTGACCCACGTCAATCTCAACGATCAAACCCTGGAGGGATTCCGTCACCGGAGCCAACCGCTGTTCTGCGTCCAGTACCACCCGGAGTCCTCCCCGGGCCCGCACGATTCCCGCTACCTGTTCGAAGAGTTCAAGCGGGTGATCCGTCAGCACCGGCGGGAGAACGGGACTTCCTTCGCCTGGCGAGACTGA